The proteins below come from a single Chryseobacterium nepalense genomic window:
- a CDS encoding GNAT family N-acetyltransferase yields the protein MTSIVLRKAVSADLQTLQQIGKETFYETFSKHNSEAEMQKYLAESFASEKILKELNTPESQFFIAWEDESPVGYLKVNSEKAQTELQDGTAIEIERIYVKSSHQGKKVGQLLFDKALEIARQQNKKYIWLGVWEENKKAVNFYTKNGFTEFAKHIFRLGNDEQTDLMMKKVLE from the coding sequence ATGACATCAATAGTTCTGAGAAAAGCTGTTTCAGCAGATCTTCAAACCCTTCAGCAAATTGGAAAGGAAACTTTTTATGAAACGTTTTCAAAACATAACTCAGAGGCAGAAATGCAGAAATATCTGGCTGAAAGTTTCGCTTCAGAAAAAATATTGAAAGAACTTAATACCCCGGAATCACAATTTTTTATCGCGTGGGAAGATGAAAGTCCGGTAGGATATCTGAAAGTAAATTCAGAAAAGGCTCAGACCGAGCTTCAGGACGGGACGGCTATTGAGATCGAAAGAATTTATGTTAAAAGTTCCCATCAAGGTAAAAAAGTAGGACAGCTTCTGTTTGATAAAGCTCTTGAAATTGCTCGACAGCAGAATAAAAAGTACATCTGGCTGGGTGTTTGGGAAGAAAATAAAAAAGCGGTAAACTTTTATACTAAAAACGGTTTTACAGAATTTGCTAAACACATCTTCCGCTTAGGAAATGATGAACAGACCGACCTGATGATGAAAAAAGTGCTGGAATAA
- a CDS encoding DsbA family oxidoreductase, producing the protein MKVEIWSDVMCPFCYIGKNNFEKALEKLPFKDEIEVEWKSFQLDPMLNPHEIKTTFDYFREKKGVPEVQAKQMVEQVSHMGNTAGISFNFDKAIITNTFSAHKLLHLAKKYKKANEMEEALFIAHFIEGKNVGDINTLVDIAGSLEINTDEARKVLTSEEFDDEVKHDFSEAKDHGISGVPFFILNGKYAVSGAQPVDFFAGALQQTYDETVVPLKNLSGDDNSCGTDGCSI; encoded by the coding sequence ATGAAAGTAGAAATCTGGTCAGACGTCATGTGTCCGTTTTGCTATATCGGGAAAAATAATTTTGAAAAAGCACTTGAAAAACTGCCTTTCAAAGATGAAATAGAAGTAGAATGGAAAAGCTTCCAGCTTGATCCAATGCTGAATCCTCATGAAATAAAAACAACCTTTGACTATTTCAGAGAGAAAAAAGGAGTACCTGAAGTTCAGGCAAAACAGATGGTAGAACAGGTTTCACATATGGGAAATACGGCAGGAATCAGCTTTAATTTTGACAAAGCGATCATTACCAATACTTTTTCTGCACACAAATTATTACATTTAGCAAAGAAGTATAAAAAAGCCAATGAGATGGAAGAAGCCCTCTTTATTGCTCATTTCATCGAAGGAAAAAATGTGGGAGATATCAATACACTTGTTGATATTGCCGGCTCTCTGGAAATAAATACAGATGAAGCCCGAAAGGTTTTAACATCAGAAGAATTTGATGATGAGGTAAAACATGATTTTTCCGAAGCGAAAGATCACGGAATTTCAGGAGTTCCTTTTTTTATTTTGAATGGAAAATATGCCGTTTCCGGAGCACAGCCTGTTGATTTTTTCGCCGGTGCGCTTCAGCAGACCTATGACGAAACCGTAGTTCCGCTGAAAAATCTTTCGGGAGATGATAATTCCTGTGGAACAGACGGATGCAGTATTTAG
- the pdeM gene encoding ligase-associated DNA damage response endonuclease PdeM: MNVQTKKIKIRQETFILTNQRALFWEEQKALILSDLHIGKTAHFRKNGIALANQIMKNDLERLSILIEYFKPEKFIVVGDLLHAGDNSDVDEFCSWRNQYGDLEFHLIEGNHDRISKKLESKLCLNFKSELMEIEDFMLIHDFEKKHSKFQITGHIHPGFVINSVVKKIKLPCFVVTENQLLLPAFSEFTGLDTKNLPKKGRFYVFTDAEIYEI; the protein is encoded by the coding sequence ATGAACGTACAGACAAAAAAAATAAAGATCCGTCAGGAAACATTTATCCTTACCAATCAAAGGGCTTTATTCTGGGAAGAGCAGAAAGCCCTTATCCTTTCAGATCTGCACATCGGAAAAACAGCTCATTTCCGGAAAAACGGAATCGCATTAGCCAACCAGATTATGAAAAATGATCTCGAACGGCTTTCGATCCTTATTGAATATTTTAAGCCGGAAAAATTTATTGTCGTTGGAGACCTTCTGCACGCCGGTGATAATTCTGATGTAGATGAATTCTGCAGCTGGAGAAACCAGTACGGCGATCTTGAATTCCATCTTATTGAAGGAAACCACGACAGGATTTCCAAAAAACTGGAATCCAAATTATGCTTAAACTTTAAATCTGAATTAATGGAAATTGAAGATTTTATGCTGATTCATGATTTTGAAAAAAAGCATTCTAAGTTTCAGATTACCGGACACATTCATCCGGGATTTGTAATCAATTCCGTGGTTAAAAAAATAAAGCTTCCCTGCTTTGTTGTGACAGAAAACCAGCTTTTGTTACCTGCATTCAGTGAGTTTACCGGACTTGACACCAAAAATCTCCCTAAAAAAGGAAGATTTTATGTATTTACTGATGCCGAAATTTATGAGATCTAA
- a CDS encoding nucleosidase: MITVNENHSFPLDETLFVFALDSEAGKVFNDKNKLITGIGKVNAAMELTKEIHRRRPKLIINLGSAGSKSFHKGEVVCCTQFIQRDMDVRGLGFSLYETPLSGIPPVLEYGLKRNGLPEGICGSGDSFEMNHSEADYNVVDMEAYPLALIAMKENIPFLCLKYISDDAGSEAADDWTVQVHLASEAFNKILFLK, encoded by the coding sequence ATGATTACAGTAAATGAAAATCACAGTTTTCCGTTAGACGAAACTCTTTTCGTATTTGCTTTAGATTCTGAAGCAGGAAAAGTCTTTAATGATAAAAATAAACTCATCACTGGCATTGGAAAAGTAAATGCTGCAATGGAGCTGACGAAAGAAATTCACCGGAGAAGGCCAAAGTTAATTATAAACCTCGGTTCTGCCGGAAGCAAGAGTTTCCACAAAGGAGAAGTCGTTTGCTGTACACAATTTATCCAGCGGGATATGGATGTGAGAGGACTTGGATTTAGCCTGTACGAAACACCATTGTCCGGCATTCCGCCTGTTCTCGAATATGGATTAAAAAGAAATGGCCTTCCTGAAGGAATTTGCGGCAGCGGAGACAGCTTTGAAATGAATCATTCTGAAGCAGATTATAATGTTGTTGATATGGAAGCTTATCCGTTAGCATTGATTGCCATGAAAGAAAACATTCCATTCCTCTGCCTGAAATATATTTCCGATGATGCAGGAAGTGAGGCTGCAGACGACTGGACGGTGCAGGTACATCTTGCTTCAGAAGCATTTAATAAAATTTTATTTTTAAAATAG
- a CDS encoding DUF1697 domain-containing protein, protein MKYCAFLRGVNVKGTNMKMAEVGEVFKKAGAENVISVLASGNILFTSEKKPEELKNILEKAMSDHFSYEAFLFIKSQPETEKFWNGNPFAKNENLHCYSFIGNEGIENILMKEFESAAKTPQEEAKIIDHIFYWQVPKGNTLDSVFGKILGKKSLKDQFTSRNINTFEKILKAFSKM, encoded by the coding sequence ATGAAATACTGTGCATTTTTGCGGGGAGTGAATGTGAAAGGGACCAATATGAAAATGGCCGAAGTAGGTGAGGTATTCAAAAAGGCAGGAGCAGAGAATGTAATTTCGGTACTTGCTTCAGGGAACATTCTTTTCACCTCGGAAAAAAAACCGGAAGAATTAAAAAACATTCTTGAAAAAGCAATGTCTGATCATTTTTCATATGAAGCTTTTTTATTTATAAAATCTCAACCCGAGACCGAAAAGTTCTGGAACGGAAATCCTTTTGCAAAAAATGAAAACCTTCATTGCTACAGTTTTATCGGAAATGAGGGAATTGAAAATATTTTGATGAAGGAATTTGAATCTGCAGCGAAAACTCCGCAGGAAGAAGCTAAAATCATTGATCATATTTTTTACTGGCAGGTACCGAAAGGAAATACTCTGGATTCTGTATTCGGTAAAATTTTAGGTAAGAAAAGTCTTAAAGATCAATTTACAAGTAGAAACATCAATACTTTTGAGAAGATTTTAAAAGCATTCAGCAAAATGTGA
- a CDS encoding helix-turn-helix transcriptional regulator: protein MKNEKTEFNLEDLNQKIFVQDEILALAKENSPRLLSKFRLVDPDFFKKLSVIQPNLKNSELIFCIYLKLNLTTKEIATYTFVTPKAIQNRKNRLRKKLNIASNIDIYKWFNEL from the coding sequence ATGAAAAACGAAAAGACTGAATTCAATTTAGAAGATTTAAACCAAAAGATTTTTGTGCAGGATGAAATTTTGGCATTAGCAAAAGAAAATTCTCCACGTCTGTTGAGCAAATTCAGATTAGTGGATCCGGACTTTTTTAAGAAATTGTCTGTTATTCAGCCCAATTTAAAAAATTCTGAGCTTATTTTCTGTATCTATTTAAAGCTCAATTTAACAACAAAGGAGATTGCAACCTATACTTTTGTTACTCCTAAAGCCATTCAAAACAGGAAGAACAGGCTGAGAAAAAAATTGAATATTGCATCTAATATTGATATTTATAAATGGTTTAATGAACTTTAA
- a CDS encoding MFS transporter — protein MQLNSTGGISRTVIWLMTIISGLVVANIYYNQPLLSLISEDLQVSESAAGKISVLTQLGYAAGLLLIVPLGDKLFRKKLILIDLLLVFFSLVWMTFAKELWMLYIASLLIGVTSVIPQLFIPIAAELSTDKQKSSNIGLVMSGLLLGILLSRFIGGVVGEIWGWRTMFGIASGMMIFVWIAVYTLLPELPPNFKGTYGDLMKSVFHLAKTQPVLRLASFRGAMAFGSMCALFTTLVFHMEKPPFNAGSSVVGSFGLAGAAGALAAARVGKLQKIFDLNRIIIYALSVVLISWAFTYFAGETYWGLIVGVVLVDLGVQSAHIMNQTDFFLIKSNAVNRLNTVYMVSYFIGGSLGTWLASVAWHYYQWGGVCFVGTAMGALALTAHLLFSRKINKI, from the coding sequence ATGCAGTTGAATTCTACCGGTGGGATCTCACGTACTGTAATATGGCTCATGACCATCATTTCAGGGCTTGTTGTAGCAAATATTTATTATAACCAACCTTTACTTTCATTGATTTCGGAAGATCTGCAGGTTTCCGAATCTGCAGCAGGAAAAATCTCCGTGCTTACCCAGCTAGGATATGCGGCCGGGCTTTTACTGATTGTTCCGCTAGGAGACAAACTATTCCGTAAAAAGCTTATTCTTATAGATTTGCTGTTAGTATTTTTTTCATTGGTCTGGATGACATTTGCAAAGGAACTGTGGATGCTGTATATTGCCAGTCTGCTCATAGGAGTAACCTCTGTAATTCCTCAGCTGTTTATACCTATCGCAGCGGAACTTTCAACGGATAAACAAAAATCATCAAATATCGGATTGGTTATGTCCGGACTCTTGCTGGGAATACTTTTGTCCCGTTTCATCGGGGGTGTTGTTGGAGAAATCTGGGGCTGGAGAACCATGTTCGGAATAGCATCAGGAATGATGATCTTTGTTTGGATTGCTGTATATACCTTGCTTCCTGAACTTCCCCCGAATTTTAAGGGAACCTATGGCGATCTGATGAAATCGGTATTTCACCTGGCTAAAACACAGCCTGTTTTACGGCTCGCCTCATTCCGCGGAGCAATGGCTTTCGGTTCCATGTGCGCGCTGTTTACAACTTTAGTTTTCCACATGGAAAAACCACCGTTTAATGCCGGTTCATCAGTGGTGGGGAGTTTTGGTCTTGCCGGAGCAGCCGGAGCTTTAGCTGCAGCAAGGGTTGGAAAGCTGCAAAAAATATTCGATCTGAACAGAATTATTATTTATGCTTTATCAGTAGTATTGATCAGTTGGGCATTTACTTATTTCGCCGGGGAAACCTATTGGGGACTTATTGTGGGTGTTGTTCTGGTAGATCTTGGCGTTCAATCTGCCCATATTATGAATCAGACAGACTTCTTTTTAATAAAATCCAATGCTGTAAACAGGCTCAATACCGTTTATATGGTGTCTTATTTTATAGGCGGCTCTCTGGGAACATGGCTTGCTTCCGTTGCGTGGCATTATTACCAGTGGGGCGGTGTCTGTTTTGTAGGAACAGCAATGGGCGCTCTGGCTTTAACGGCGCATCTCCTTTTCAGCAGAAAAATAAATAAAATATAA
- a CDS encoding YggS family pyridoxal phosphate-dependent enzyme, whose translation MSIQENYNIVKSRLPQHVELVAVSKTHPVSAIQEVYDLGQRIFGENKVQELSEKYPLLPKDIQWHLIGHLQTNKVKFIAEFIDTIQSVDSEKLIREINKEAAKHNRTIKVLLQVKIAEEETKFGLETEEAKILYQKYLSGEFPNILITGLMGMATFTEDENQIKKEFLNLKKLFDELNQQQPLETLSMGMSDDFPIAIECGANSVRVGSAIFGRRDYSN comes from the coding sequence ATGAGTATTCAGGAAAATTATAACATTGTAAAAAGCAGGCTTCCTCAGCATGTAGAATTGGTGGCAGTTTCAAAAACCCACCCGGTTTCTGCGATTCAGGAAGTTTATGATCTTGGGCAACGGATTTTCGGGGAAAACAAAGTACAGGAGCTGAGTGAAAAATATCCACTTCTTCCAAAAGATATCCAATGGCATCTGATAGGACATCTCCAAACCAATAAAGTAAAATTTATTGCTGAATTTATTGATACCATCCAGAGTGTGGACTCGGAAAAACTGATTCGGGAAATCAATAAAGAAGCGGCAAAACATAACCGTACCATCAAAGTTTTACTTCAGGTAAAAATTGCTGAAGAAGAAACCAAGTTCGGCCTCGAAACAGAAGAAGCAAAAATTCTGTACCAGAAATACCTCAGCGGAGAGTTTCCAAATATTCTTATCACCGGTTTAATGGGAATGGCTACTTTTACTGAAGATGAAAACCAGATAAAAAAGGAATTTTTAAACCTTAAAAAGCTTTTTGATGAATTAAATCAACAACAGCCTTTAGAAACATTATCAATGGGAATGAGTGACGACTTCCCGATTGCCATTGAATGCGGAGCCAATTCGGTGCGTGTGGGATCGGCAATTTTCGGCAGAAGAGATTATTCAAATTAG
- a CDS encoding MATE family efflux transporter, translating to MNFLNKNYTKECLTLALPVMLTQVGQVSVNLFDNIIVGKLLGADALASVSLGNAVFFSMFVLALGFSFAIPPLVSEAHSKHDHKTINSVFSHGFIINMTVGIILMGVLLLAMPLLYHSGQPEKIIPDTVDFLTIMAISIVPFMAFQTLREVSEGLSYTIGVTKATIIANIINIVLNYVFIKGLFGLPPMGVKGSALASLIARIFMVVFLYFVLLNQEKTRRYIIDFSLKIEVFSKKMFDKMVRLGLPTALQMFFEVTAFAGAAFICGLISAHDIASHQIALSMASFTFNLCIGFSVASTVMIGRKLGEQNFTELRKVGINNLKIAFIFMAICGIVFILGRNILPTFFTKKEEVEVIALAAKLMIIAALFQLSDGIQVTALGTLRGMQDVKVPSIYTFIAYWIITIPLGYFLCVTLKMGAFGMWIALGLGLTISALFLVKRFLNLSAKRIKSNMKNELKAQ from the coding sequence ATGAACTTTTTAAATAAAAACTATACTAAAGAATGCCTTACACTGGCCCTTCCGGTAATGCTTACACAGGTTGGACAGGTTTCGGTAAATCTTTTTGACAATATTATTGTGGGAAAACTGCTGGGAGCTGATGCACTTGCCTCTGTTTCATTGGGAAACGCTGTTTTTTTCTCCATGTTTGTGCTTGCTTTGGGATTTTCCTTCGCTATTCCGCCGCTTGTTTCGGAGGCTCATTCGAAGCATGACCATAAAACCATCAACTCGGTTTTCAGTCATGGCTTTATCATCAATATGACAGTCGGAATTATTTTAATGGGAGTTCTGCTTTTAGCAATGCCGTTGCTTTACCATTCGGGGCAGCCGGAAAAAATTATTCCGGATACGGTAGATTTCCTTACCATTATGGCAATCAGTATTGTTCCTTTTATGGCTTTTCAGACACTTCGGGAAGTTTCGGAAGGGTTATCGTATACGATTGGTGTTACAAAAGCCACAATTATTGCGAATATTATCAATATTGTTTTAAATTATGTTTTCATTAAAGGTTTGTTCGGGCTTCCGCCAATGGGAGTAAAAGGTTCCGCATTAGCCAGTCTTATTGCCAGAATATTTATGGTGGTGTTCCTGTATTTCGTCCTTTTGAATCAGGAAAAAACCAGACGCTATATCATAGATTTTTCTTTAAAAATTGAAGTGTTTTCTAAAAAAATGTTTGATAAAATGGTAAGATTAGGTTTGCCGACTGCCCTCCAGATGTTTTTTGAGGTAACGGCTTTTGCCGGTGCGGCTTTTATCTGCGGGCTGATTTCAGCACATGATATCGCTTCCCACCAGATTGCTTTAAGCATGGCATCATTTACATTTAATTTATGTATCGGGTTCAGTGTTGCTTCTACAGTGATGATCGGCAGAAAACTGGGCGAACAAAACTTTACGGAATTAAGAAAAGTTGGAATTAACAACCTGAAGATCGCTTTTATTTTTATGGCCATCTGCGGAATTGTTTTTATCCTGGGGAGAAATATCCTGCCTACTTTTTTCACCAAAAAAGAAGAAGTTGAAGTAATTGCACTGGCTGCAAAATTAATGATCATTGCCGCTCTATTCCAGCTTTCGGACGGAATTCAGGTTACTGCGTTAGGAACCCTCAGAGGAATGCAGGATGTAAAAGTTCCCTCCATCTATACTTTTATTGCCTACTGGATTATTACGATTCCGCTAGGATATTTTCTTTGCGTAACCTTAAAAATGGGAGCTTTCGGAATGTGGATTGCATTAGGTCTCGGACTTACAATTTCCGCTTTATTTCTGGTAAAAAGGTTTCTTAATCTGTCTGCGAAAAGAATTAAAAGTAATATGAAAAATGAATTGAAAGCACAATAA
- a CDS encoding sigma-54-dependent transcriptional regulator — protein sequence MQKILIVEDEKAISGVLQSILSDELTEYEFVIAEDGLEGYKQVEKEDFALVISDIKMPKLSGTELLKQSLTLKPESTFIMISGHADIDSAVSCLKDGAYDFISKPIDINRLITSVKNALAKESLKKENKNLQTENKTLKRKVSKKYQMIGESAGLKKIQDMIEKVAVSDARVLITGPNGAGKELVAHAIHNQSDRARGPMVEVNCAAIPSELIESELFGHVKGSFTGAIKDKQGKFEQANGGTIFLDEIGDMSLIAQAKVLRALQESKVSPVGSDKEIKVDVRVLAATNKNMQKEIEAGRFREDLYHRLSVIEIYVPPLDERKEDIKSLVEHFAGIISDEHGTAPKKFDDKAIEALKALSWTGNIRELRNVVERLIILGGNTVSADDVASFVRK from the coding sequence ATGCAAAAAATCCTTATTGTAGAAGACGAAAAAGCAATCTCCGGAGTACTCCAAAGTATTCTTTCCGATGAACTTACAGAATATGAATTTGTAATCGCCGAAGACGGCCTTGAAGGTTATAAACAGGTAGAAAAAGAAGATTTCGCACTGGTAATTTCAGATATTAAAATGCCTAAACTTTCCGGAACCGAACTTTTGAAACAGAGTTTAACCCTTAAGCCGGAATCCACTTTCATTATGATTTCAGGACATGCAGACATTGATTCTGCTGTTTCCTGCCTTAAAGACGGCGCATATGATTTCATCTCCAAACCTATTGATATCAACAGACTGATTACCAGTGTAAAAAATGCTTTAGCCAAAGAAAGCCTGAAGAAGGAAAACAAAAACCTTCAGACAGAAAACAAAACGCTTAAAAGAAAGGTAAGCAAAAAATATCAGATGATTGGTGAATCTGCAGGTTTAAAGAAGATTCAGGATATGATCGAGAAGGTAGCCGTATCTGATGCAAGGGTTTTAATTACGGGGCCGAACGGAGCCGGAAAAGAGCTTGTAGCTCACGCTATCCACAACCAGAGCGACAGAGCCAGAGGACCAATGGTAGAAGTAAACTGTGCCGCGATTCCTTCCGAATTGATAGAATCTGAGTTGTTCGGGCACGTGAAAGGATCTTTTACGGGAGCAATTAAAGATAAACAGGGAAAATTCGAGCAGGCCAACGGCGGAACTATTTTCCTGGATGAGATCGGTGATATGAGCCTTATTGCCCAGGCAAAAGTTTTAAGAGCGTTGCAGGAAAGCAAAGTATCTCCTGTAGGAAGTGATAAGGAAATAAAGGTTGATGTAAGAGTTCTTGCCGCTACCAATAAAAACATGCAGAAAGAAATTGAAGCCGGAAGATTCCGTGAGGACCTTTATCACAGACTTTCTGTTATTGAAATCTATGTACCGCCATTGGATGAAAGAAAGGAAGACATCAAATCTCTGGTTGAACATTTCGCCGGAATAATCTCTGATGAGCACGGAACTGCTCCTAAGAAATTTGATGATAAAGCTATCGAAGCTTTAAAAGCACTTTCCTGGACAGGAAATATCAGAGAGCTAAGAAACGTTGTGGAAAGGCTGATCATTTTAGGAGGAAACACTGTTTCTGCCGACGACGTTGCAAGTTTTGTAAGGAAATAA
- a CDS encoding MBL fold metallo-hydrolase, translating into MKIIPLKEGNFSTNKNKNFTLLTEENIHTAKGIKMSVTPYLITTEKDVILLDAGIGWKNESGKTVISELMEVENIAPEKVTKILLSHLHKDHIETTVTRTGENFKATFPNAEIFIQKRELEYAMNNRDSHSFDFDTLEKLISLDNIVWMDEDGGSITDEIYFEVAGGHTPFIQVFWIKDGKETVFYGADDLPQESYLKYHLAYKSDFDGRKAMELRLKWQKEAIENHWKILLYHDLDKAILQF; encoded by the coding sequence ATGAAGATTATACCGCTGAAAGAAGGAAATTTTTCTACAAACAAAAACAAAAATTTCACCCTCTTAACAGAAGAAAATATCCATACGGCAAAAGGAATTAAAATGTCTGTAACTCCTTATCTCATTACTACAGAAAAAGATGTTATTTTGCTGGATGCAGGAATCGGTTGGAAAAATGAATCAGGAAAGACCGTTATCTCCGAGCTTATGGAAGTGGAAAATATTGCACCGGAAAAGGTAACCAAAATATTGCTTTCACATCTGCACAAAGATCATATTGAGACTACTGTTACGCGTACAGGAGAAAATTTTAAAGCAACCTTTCCCAATGCTGAAATATTCATACAAAAACGGGAACTGGAATATGCCATGAACAACAGGGACAGCCACTCTTTTGATTTTGACACGCTGGAAAAACTGATCAGTCTGGACAATATTGTATGGATGGATGAAGACGGCGGATCTATTACGGATGAAATTTATTTTGAGGTTGCCGGCGGCCATACTCCTTTCATTCAGGTTTTCTGGATAAAAGATGGTAAAGAAACCGTTTTTTACGGAGCTGATGACCTTCCGCAAGAGTCCTACCTGAAATATCATCTGGCTTATAAAAGTGATTTTGATGGAAGAAAAGCGATGGAACTAAGATTGAAATGGCAAAAAGAAGCAATTGAAAATCATTGGAAGATTTTGTTGTATCATGATCTGGACAAAGCAATTCTGCAGTTTTAA